In Bdellovibrionota bacterium, a single genomic region encodes these proteins:
- a CDS encoding ThiF family adenylyltransferase — MRKRPLRKNRTVTIKSVKIIGLGGVGTPVAQAMVQFLSSRRLACSVWLIDGDTFEERNRDRVLFQSYENKAVAKAAELTDACNRGVNILPVPKHVTPTNVAKLIEEGDVVHLCVDNHATRKLVSKRCRRLNNVVLFSGGNDGVTENAEGT, encoded by the coding sequence ATGAGAAAGAGGCCCCTTCGAAAAAACAGAACGGTCACGATTAAATCCGTCAAGATCATAGGGCTAGGCGGCGTAGGCACTCCAGTGGCCCAGGCGATGGTGCAGTTTCTCTCGTCTCGTAGGCTCGCGTGTTCGGTGTGGCTCATCGACGGGGATACATTCGAAGAGCGCAACCGTGACCGCGTGTTATTCCAGTCCTATGAAAACAAAGCCGTAGCGAAGGCCGCAGAACTCACCGACGCTTGTAACAGAGGAGTAAATATCCTCCCCGTTCCTAAACATGTCACCCCGACAAACGTAGCCAAGTTGATTGAAGAGGGAGACGTGGTTCATCTGTGTGTCGATAACCACGCCACTCGGAAATTGGTGAGCAAGCGCTGCCGAAGACTAAACAACGTAGTGCTTTTTTCCGGCGGTAACGACGGAGTCACGGAAAATGCGGAGGGAACT